The Coffea arabica cultivar ET-39 chromosome 3c, Coffea Arabica ET-39 HiFi, whole genome shotgun sequence genome contains a region encoding:
- the LOC140037787 gene encoding MDIS1-interacting receptor like kinase 2-like — protein MYREIIKATEEFSEIFCVGDGGFGSVYKAILPPSNLVAVKRLHLLPEKVCFNSFLNEIRALTNIKHRNIVKLHGYCSNSKHSFLVYEYLKRGSLAKSFSIDEQAKELDWEKRVNIIKGVAQALSYMHHDCSPSIVHRDISSNNVLLDSEYEAHVSDFGTAKFLRRDSSNWTTPAGTLGYIAPEFAYTMRVTEKCDVYSFGVLTLEIIKGKHPGEFVAHLMSSTTGDIELKELFDQRLSHPTQEIEKILVFILKIAEACLHVNPESRPTMHMISSLLSVGATCGQQVGRY, from the exons ATGTACAGAGAAATTATAAAAGCAACAGAAGAgttcagtgaaatattctgcgtAGGTGATGGAGGTTTTGGAAGTGTCTACAAAGCAATTCTACCACCTTCTAACTTAGTAGCTGTAAAGAGGCTTCACCTGTTGCCCGAGAAGGTGTGCTTCAACAGTTTCTTGAACGAGATAAGGGCATTGACAAACATCAAGCATAGAAACATTGTGAAGCTCCATGGTTACTGCTCAAATTCTAAACACTCCTTTTTGGTCTACGAGTACCTCAAGCGAGGTAGCTTGGCCAAAAGTTTCAGCATTGACGAACAAGCTAAGGAACTAGATTGGGAAAAGAGGGTGAACATCATCAAAGGTGTCGCTCAAGCACTATCTTACATGCATCATGATTGTTCGCCTTCAATAGTTCATCGAGACATTTCAAGCAACAATGTGTTGCTTGATTCAGAATATGAGGCTCATGTTTCGGACTTTGGCACTGCTAAATTTCTCAGGAGGGACTCATCCAATTGGACCACTCCAGCTGGCACATTGGGATACATTGCACCAG AATTTGCCTACACAATGAGAGTCACTGAAAAATGTGATGTTTATAGCTTTGGGGTACTGACATTGGAAATAATCAAGGGGAAGCACCCTGGCGAATTTGTTGCCCATCTAATGTCTTCAACAACTGGAGACATAGAATTGAAAGAGTTGTTCGACCAGAGACTTTCGCATCCCacacaagaaattgaaaagaTCCTGGTATTCATCCTCAAGATAGCAGAGGCATGTTTACATGTGAATCCAGAATCTAGGCCAACCATGCATATGATTTCTAGTTTGTTATCTGTGGGTGCAACATGTGGCCAACAAGTAGGTAGGTATTAG